The following proteins are co-located in the uncultured Fusobacterium sp. genome:
- the rplP gene encoding 50S ribosomal protein L16: MLMPKRTKHRKMFRGRMKGTAQRGNTVAFGDYGLQALEPHWITNRQIESCRVAINRTFKREGKTFIRIFPDKPITARPAGVRMGKGKGNVEGWVAVVKPGRIMFEVSGVTEDKAMVALRKAAMKLPISCKIVKKENGGEN; the protein is encoded by the coding sequence ATGTTAATGCCAAAAAGAACAAAACATAGAAAAATGTTTAGAGGTAGAATGAAAGGTACTGCTCAAAGAGGAAATACTGTAGCATTCGGAGATTACGGACTACAAGCTCTTGAGCCACACTGGATAACTAATAGACAAATAGAATCATGTAGGGTTGCTATCAACAGAACTTTCAAAAGAGAAGGAAAAACTTTTATCAGAATATTCCCTGACAAACCAATCACAGCTAGACCAGCTGGAGTGAGAATGGGTAAAGGTAAAGGAAACGTTGAAGGTTGGGTAGCAGTAGTTAAACCTGGAAGAATAATGTTCGAGGTTTCTGGAGTAACTGAAGATAAAGCTATGGTAGCTTTAAGAAAAGCTGCAATGAAGCTTCCTATCAGTTGTAAAATTGTTAAGAAAGAGAATGGTGGTGAAAACTAA
- the rpmC gene encoding 50S ribosomal protein L29: MRAKEIREMSTEDLVVKCKELKEELFNLKFQLSLGQLTNTAKIREVRREIARINTILNER; the protein is encoded by the coding sequence ATGAGAGCTAAGGAAATAAGAGAAATGTCTACTGAAGACTTAGTTGTTAAGTGTAAAGAGCTTAAGGAAGAATTATTCAACCTAAAGTTCCAACTTTCATTAGGTCAACTTACTAACACTGCTAAAATTAGAGAAGTTAGAAGAGAAATTGCTAGAATTAATACAATCTTAAACGAAAGATAA